Proteins co-encoded in one Bacteroidales bacterium genomic window:
- a CDS encoding T9SS type A sorting domain-containing protein, with protein sequence MAVRHKLILLALFSFMTRAGYSQPWYFNEVYNPNGTWAIGGGIIGMNNGYFGCALSGDSISDYYYNTSTFIINPEGEITSWKNFGKDGCDFWAGDEGGLTINNNCYGLFGTVDDYLNDSIYGLFYKFDNSGDTILTKTFTSDSDTIFVGRICTTTNDGGFALLGNISGNEANKDIILIKTDSNGNELWRNQYGSDSSDWAKSLIQTSDNGYAIGSWRRIPYIGYEETADPIVYKTDSLGNYEWFLNLGGPFLDDKPMLCNSQDSCIIVLTAYADSMITPEYAYTRTNLIKISLQGDILWNKKYKTSQTLNYISNIICLENGDLLACGDSRISTYLPHAGWLFRFNSNGDSLWYRDYFYYPEDPSFGTNYLYDVSQTSDNGFVATGQAYTLDPPNNVQKMWVLKVDSVGCEIENCWVGIEEEQEHGGMEAWERGGLFLWPNPARDQIQVRFYMDDGRFYKDLGLEIYDIFGREVGEINLPSPAVGESQGGGWTVDVSAYPPGIYLVRLRDGKLVRASAKFVVVR encoded by the coding sequence ATGGCTGTAAGGCATAAATTGATATTACTCGCATTGTTTAGCTTTATGACCAGGGCCGGCTACAGCCAGCCCTGGTACTTCAATGAAGTTTATAACCCGAATGGCACCTGGGCTATTGGAGGGGGTATCATCGGTATGAATAACGGATATTTCGGATGTGCCTTATCTGGCGACAGTATTTCAGATTATTACTATAATACCTCTACGTTTATAATTAATCCCGAAGGAGAAATCACCTCCTGGAAAAATTTTGGCAAAGATGGATGTGACTTTTGGGCCGGTGATGAAGGAGGATTGACAATAAATAATAATTGTTACGGACTATTCGGCACAGTTGATGACTATTTAAACGATTCAATATATGGCCTTTTTTACAAGTTTGATAATTCTGGCGATACGATCTTGACGAAAACATTCACCAGTGATTCTGATACTATTTTCGTTGGAAGAATATGCACAACAACAAATGACGGAGGTTTTGCACTATTAGGCAATATTTCTGGTAACGAAGCTAATAAAGATATAATTCTTATTAAGACTGACTCCAATGGCAATGAATTATGGAGGAACCAATATGGATCTGATAGTAGTGATTGGGCTAAAAGTTTAATTCAGACATCTGATAATGGGTATGCAATAGGTAGTTGGAGACGTATCCCGTATATAGGGTATGAAGAAACTGCAGATCCGATTGTCTACAAAACCGATAGCCTGGGTAATTATGAATGGTTCCTCAATCTGGGTGGTCCGTTCCTGGATGATAAGCCCATGCTTTGTAACAGCCAGGATAGTTGCATCATTGTGCTGACTGCTTATGCAGATTCTATGATCACCCCTGAGTATGCTTATACGCGTACAAATTTGATTAAAATTAGTTTACAAGGTGATATCCTATGGAATAAGAAATATAAAACAAGTCAAACATTAAATTATATTTCTAATATTATTTGTTTAGAAAATGGTGATCTTTTAGCTTGTGGCGATTCCAGGATTTCGACATATTTACCCCACGCAGGTTGGCTTTTCCGTTTTAATTCAAATGGAGATAGTCTTTGGTACCGTGATTATTTTTACTATCCTGAAGACCCAAGTTTTGGAACTAATTATTTATATGATGTATCACAGACATCAGATAATGGATTTGTGGCTACCGGGCAGGCTTATACATTAGATCCACCCAATAATGTACAAAAAATGTGGGTATTGAAAGTTGATAGTGTAGGATGTGAAATTGAGAATTGCTGGGTGGGGATTGAGGAAGAACAAGAGCATGGAGGCATGGAGGCATGGGAGCGTGGAGGGTTGTTCTTATGGCCAAACCCGGCAAGGGATCAGATTCAGGTACGATTTTACATGGACGATGGACGGTTTTACAAGGATTTGGGATTGGAGATTTATGATATTTTCGGGAGAGAAGTGGGAGAGATCAATCTTCCCTCCCCCGCTGTGGGGGAGAGCCAGGGTGGGGGCTGGACAGTCGATGTTTCCGCCTACCCGCCGGGAATTTACCTCGTGAGGCTGAGGGATGGGAAGTTGGTGCGGGCAAGTGCGAAGTTTGTGGTGGTCAGGTAG
- a CDS encoding YicC family protein produces the protein MIRSMTGFGKSQVDLPGRIITVEIRSLNNKQLDLSFRAPSVYREKEMATRSLIAQRLERGKVDVNINVESKNDQPVMSINKNIALQYFEQLKDLAASIPENQHSDLLSILVRMPDVLKSEKEEFSEEEWVLISQALSAAIDEVDKFRIAEGTILQKDFVFRIERILALLNDIDPLESVRIANIKTKFEMRLEEISQDKSYDRNRLEQELIYYFEKLDITEEKIRLQKHCEFFILTLPELESPGKKLGFITQEIGREINTLGSKANEAQIQMIVVQMKDELEKIKEQLANIL, from the coding sequence ATGATAAGGTCCATGACAGGATTCGGTAAAAGTCAGGTTGATCTTCCCGGCAGGATTATCACGGTAGAGATCAGGTCGCTGAACAATAAACAACTCGACCTGAGCTTCAGGGCCCCGTCTGTTTACCGTGAAAAGGAGATGGCTACCAGGTCGCTGATAGCGCAGCGGTTGGAACGGGGTAAAGTGGATGTCAACATTAACGTTGAATCAAAGAATGACCAGCCGGTAATGTCGATCAATAAAAATATAGCCCTGCAATATTTTGAACAGTTGAAAGACCTGGCTGCTTCTATTCCAGAAAACCAGCACAGTGACCTTTTATCAATACTTGTCCGTATGCCGGATGTACTGAAATCCGAAAAGGAAGAATTTTCGGAAGAAGAGTGGGTTCTGATCAGCCAGGCACTCTCAGCAGCCATTGATGAGGTGGATAAATTCCGCATAGCTGAAGGGACGATTTTACAAAAGGATTTTGTTTTCCGTATTGAACGTATTCTTGCTTTACTCAATGATATTGATCCCCTTGAAAGTGTAAGAATAGCAAATATCAAAACTAAATTCGAAATGCGCCTGGAAGAAATCAGCCAGGATAAATCCTACGACCGGAACCGGCTCGAGCAGGAGCTGATCTATTATTTTGAGAAGCTGGATATCACTGAGGAAAAGATCAGGCTTCAAAAGCATTGCGAATTTTTTATCCTGACCCTGCCTGAGTTGGAATCTCCGGGTAAAAAGCTTGGGTTCATTACCCAGGAAATAGGAAGGGAAATCAACACACTGGGATCTAAAGCGAATGAGGCCCAGATACAGATGATCGTGGTTCAGATGAAGGACGAACTGGAAAAGATCAAAGAACAATTGGCCAACATACTTTGA
- the gmk gene encoding guanylate kinase → MKGKFIIVSAPSGAGKTSIVRRLLKAGLNLEFSVSSASRPPRVNEINGKDYFFISIEEFRNKIRNGELLEWQEVYADQYYGTLKSEVERIWKNGHHVLFDLDVQGGINLKNLYPDISLALFIMPPSLEELEKRLRLRSTENEESLQKRLEKAGYEMTFSGKFDKIIINDNLEKATSEAIRNISLFLKS, encoded by the coding sequence GTGAAAGGTAAATTTATCATCGTCAGCGCTCCCTCAGGGGCAGGAAAAACATCGATCGTGAGGCGCCTGCTGAAGGCCGGCCTGAATCTGGAATTTTCCGTTTCATCCGCCAGTCGCCCACCACGGGTAAATGAAATAAATGGTAAAGATTACTTCTTCATATCCATTGAAGAGTTCAGGAATAAGATCAGGAATGGCGAATTGCTCGAATGGCAGGAGGTATATGCGGATCAATACTACGGAACACTAAAATCAGAAGTCGAAAGGATCTGGAAGAACGGTCACCATGTGCTCTTCGACCTGGATGTGCAAGGCGGTATAAACCTGAAGAACCTGTATCCTGATATCTCCCTGGCCTTATTTATCATGCCACCATCGCTGGAAGAACTGGAAAAACGCCTGAGGCTGAGATCAACAGAGAACGAGGAAAGTCTACAAAAGCGATTGGAAAAAGCCGGTTACGAAATGACTTTCTCAGGAAAATTCGATAAAATCATAATAAATGATAATCTCGAAAAAGCAACCAGTGAAGCTATCCGGAATATCAGCCTATTTCTGAAATCATGA
- the nadD gene encoding nicotinate (nicotinamide) nucleotide adenylyltransferase translates to MGLFFGSFNPIHTGHMIIAGYMLGFTDLDDVWMVISPHNPLKEKKTLLADHHRYAMVQIAVEDNPRLRACNMEFKMPQPSYTIDTMVRLEEKHPDHQFVLIAGTDIFPTFHKWKNYATLLENYKFYIYRRPGFDAGPYASHPHVVIFDAPLMEISSSFIRQAVIDGRDIRYFVPDKVYEYIIEMHFYEK, encoded by the coding sequence GTGGGGCTCTTTTTCGGATCTTTCAATCCCATTCATACCGGTCATATGATCATTGCCGGTTATATGCTCGGGTTTACCGATCTGGATGATGTCTGGATGGTAATTTCACCGCATAATCCGCTAAAGGAGAAGAAAACCCTGCTGGCCGACCATCACCGGTATGCGATGGTACAGATCGCCGTTGAAGATAACCCCAGGCTTAGGGCCTGCAACATGGAGTTTAAGATGCCACAGCCTTCTTACACCATAGATACGATGGTCAGGCTGGAAGAAAAACATCCCGATCACCAGTTCGTGCTGATCGCAGGGACCGATATCTTCCCGACTTTTCATAAATGGAAGAATTACGCGACACTTCTTGAAAATTACAAATTCTACATTTACCGGCGCCCCGGTTTTGATGCAGGACCTTATGCCTCACATCCCCATGTTGTCATCTTTGATGCTCCGCTGATGGAGATCTCGTCCAGTTTTATCCGCCAGGCTGTTATTGATGGAAGAGACATCCGCTATTTCGTTCCCGATAAGGTTTATGAATATATAATTGAGATGCATTTCTATGAGAAATAA
- a CDS encoding Ig-like domain-containing protein: MRNKQVLLVLFLIPGILLISCARQGSPSGGPKDITPPEVRSAFPPDRSVSFNAKKITISFDEFIQLKDPAKEIFISPPMRTRPEFKTIGKNITVEFMEELKPNSTYTINFGNSIIDYSENNPLTNFEYVFSTGDHIDSLSISGIVINAFNHQPEVEIIAMVYTDENDTIPLDSLPLKIPPRSASKTTEDGSFRINNLAQGQYKLVALQDLNNNYIFDLPNERFAFLDSLITIAPPEPIIDTAVSTNNDTILPPAFQIVPKESFTLYLFEEIDSTQRLLSKKLFGSSLLQYIFRMPVDSVEISPVDFQPARPDWYIPEFNKTKDTLNFWLRSGLPDTIRVRVSAGDSLVDTTRFFPGRTTPARPGKRRESAKEGLKVNSSALTGLLDLNKHFSLFFASPIQYFDPGKLTLYTSTDTLVPLFSFSDSLRRKGDLSYKWLEKEAYKLLIEDSAFCDLSGLYNDSITIVFKVRALEDYGILMMDIALPEKSGQYILQLLDDKENVMQEKTLTNTGINRFEYLKPGNYMLKVIFDANSNGKWDTGKYNKNLLPERVEYYMPPLSIRANWDLQEEWKLQ; encoded by the coding sequence ATGAGAAATAAGCAAGTTTTATTGGTTTTATTCCTTATCCCGGGAATTTTGCTGATTAGTTGTGCCCGTCAGGGTTCGCCTTCCGGCGGCCCAAAAGACATTACCCCCCCGGAGGTCAGGTCTGCATTCCCTCCTGACCGTTCGGTTTCTTTTAATGCAAAGAAAATCACGATCTCCTTTGATGAATTCATCCAGCTCAAGGATCCGGCAAAAGAGATCTTTATTTCACCACCAATGAGAACCCGGCCGGAATTCAAAACTATTGGAAAGAATATCACGGTGGAATTTATGGAGGAACTGAAGCCGAACTCAACTTATACGATCAATTTTGGAAATTCGATCATCGATTATTCCGAGAATAATCCCCTTACAAATTTTGAGTATGTGTTTTCTACCGGGGACCATATCGATTCTTTATCCATAAGCGGAATAGTCATTAATGCTTTCAACCATCAGCCTGAAGTTGAAATTATCGCAATGGTTTATACAGATGAGAATGATACGATTCCGCTGGATTCGCTTCCCTTGAAAATTCCGCCAAGAAGCGCATCTAAAACGACGGAAGACGGCTCATTCAGAATAAACAACCTTGCACAAGGTCAGTATAAGCTTGTTGCATTGCAGGATTTAAATAACAATTACATATTTGACCTCCCGAACGAACGCTTTGCTTTCCTGGACAGCCTGATAACGATAGCACCCCCCGAACCAATCATTGATACTGCCGTATCCACTAATAACGACACAATTTTACCACCAGCTTTCCAGATCGTTCCGAAAGAATCATTTACACTTTACTTATTTGAAGAAATAGATTCCACTCAAAGATTGCTGAGCAAGAAACTGTTTGGCAGCAGTTTGCTACAGTATATTTTCCGTATGCCGGTGGATTCTGTTGAGATCTCCCCGGTAGATTTTCAACCTGCCCGTCCTGATTGGTATATACCGGAATTTAACAAAACGAAAGATACCTTGAATTTCTGGCTGAGGTCCGGCCTTCCGGATACGATCAGGGTGAGAGTCAGCGCCGGTGATTCCCTGGTTGATACAACAAGGTTTTTTCCCGGCAGAACAACTCCGGCCCGGCCCGGAAAGCGAAGAGAATCAGCAAAGGAAGGATTGAAGGTCAATTCAAGCGCTTTGACAGGCCTTTTAGACCTTAACAAGCATTTCAGTCTTTTCTTTGCCAGCCCGATCCAGTATTTTGACCCCGGCAAACTCACCCTCTATACTTCGACTGATACCCTTGTTCCATTGTTTTCCTTTTCCGATTCGCTCCGGAGAAAAGGTGATTTGTCATATAAATGGCTCGAAAAGGAAGCTTATAAATTACTGATTGAAGATTCTGCATTCTGCGATTTGAGCGGATTATATAACGACAGCATTACTATCGTATTTAAAGTAAGGGCGTTGGAAGATTATGGCATTTTAATGATGGATATTGCATTACCTGAAAAATCAGGTCAGTACATCCTTCAGCTGTTGGATGACAAAGAAAATGTAATGCAGGAAAAAACCTTGACCAATACAGGCATAAATCGGTTCGAATACCTGAAGCCAGGAAATTATATGCTAAAAGTTATTTTTGATGCCAATTCGAACGGGAAATGGGATACGGGGAAATATAACAAGAATTTATTGCCGGAGCGTGTGGAATACTATATGCCTCCGCTCAGCATAAGGGCAAATTGGGATCTGCAGGAAGAATGGAAGTTGCAATAA
- a CDS encoding metalloregulator ArsR/SmtB family transcription factor has protein sequence MGKVQIQIEKLEQAASKLRAMAHPMRIAIIELLHDGNQMSVTDIYKKLKIEQAAASHHLNILKNKGVLASRRDGKKIFYSIKNKVLTEIVDCLNRCNDE, from the coding sequence ATGGGAAAAGTTCAGATACAAATTGAAAAGCTCGAACAGGCTGCCAGTAAGCTAAGAGCCATGGCCCATCCGATGCGGATTGCTATCATTGAATTATTGCATGACGGCAATCAAATGAGCGTTACGGATATTTACAAAAAACTGAAGATTGAGCAGGCTGCGGCCTCTCACCATCTTAATATCCTGAAAAATAAAGGAGTGCTTGCATCCCGGCGTGATGGCAAAAAGATTTTTTATTCAATTAAAAATAAGGTGCTTACCGAAATAGTTGATTGCCTGAACCGTTGCAATGACGAATAA
- the ade gene encoding adenine deaminase, whose amino-acid sequence MKENSFSVEGRIIDVVSGRIFPGTVQVSDGKITTVKEEPVKESVYILPGLIDAHIHIESSMLIPSEFARLAVIHGTVATVSDPHEIANVLGVEGIRFMIANGKKVPFKFYFGASSCVPATPFETAGASLGVDEIDELLQMDEIGYLSEMMNFPGVLMGDVNVMAKLALARKYGKPVDGHAPGLMGEEARKYIQAGISTDHECFTLEEGIEKAKFGMNILIREGSAARNFDTLAPLLDAFPDQVMFCSDDRHPDDLLRRHINDIARRAILKGYDPISVIKACTLNPKKHYNLGTGLLQPGDPADFIVIDDPGIFNVLKTYIDGMLVADNGKSLIRSVSENPVNRFEARRISAEELAVKPLGKKIRVIEALEGQLITHELTEVTKVENNNVVSDPESDILKITVLNRYKPVPPAVAFIRSFGLKWGAIASTVAHDSHNIIAVGVKDEDIAKAVNTLVDSKGGICCVDGENIYHLPLPVAGLMSEADGFEIAAKYEQIDQKARSLGTKLRAPFMTLSFMALLVIPELKLSDKGLFDGGSFKFTPVFLE is encoded by the coding sequence ATGAAAGAAAATTCTTTTTCTGTTGAGGGAAGGATAATTGATGTGGTCAGTGGCCGGATATTTCCCGGGACAGTGCAGGTTAGTGATGGAAAGATCACTACTGTGAAGGAAGAGCCGGTGAAAGAATCGGTATACATTCTTCCGGGATTGATTGATGCCCATATCCACATTGAGAGTTCAATGCTCATTCCTTCGGAATTCGCCCGTTTAGCTGTAATCCACGGAACAGTGGCCACGGTTTCCGATCCGCATGAAATAGCCAATGTGCTTGGTGTGGAAGGGATCAGGTTTATGATCGCAAACGGGAAAAAAGTCCCGTTCAAATTTTACTTTGGCGCCTCTTCCTGTGTGCCGGCCACTCCATTTGAAACGGCCGGGGCAAGCCTGGGAGTTGATGAAATTGATGAGTTGCTGCAGATGGATGAGATCGGTTACCTGTCGGAAATGATGAATTTTCCCGGAGTTTTAATGGGAGATGTAAACGTGATGGCCAAACTGGCCCTGGCCAGGAAATATGGAAAGCCGGTCGATGGCCATGCTCCGGGCCTTATGGGCGAGGAAGCACGCAAGTATATCCAGGCAGGCATTTCGACCGATCATGAGTGTTTTACACTTGAGGAAGGAATAGAGAAGGCAAAATTTGGCATGAACATCCTGATCCGGGAAGGCAGCGCTGCCCGCAATTTTGATACCCTGGCCCCGTTGTTGGATGCTTTCCCTGACCAGGTCATGTTCTGCTCCGATGACCGGCATCCCGATGATTTATTGCGCAGGCATATTAATGACATCGCCCGTAGGGCAATTTTAAAAGGCTATGATCCCATATCAGTCATCAAAGCCTGTACCCTGAATCCCAAAAAACATTATAACCTTGGCACCGGCCTTTTGCAACCCGGTGATCCTGCGGATTTTATCGTTATTGATGATCCCGGGATTTTCAATGTTTTAAAGACCTATATCGATGGAATGCTCGTGGCAGATAATGGGAAAAGCCTCATCCGGTCTGTAAGCGAAAATCCGGTTAACCGTTTTGAAGCCCGCCGGATATCGGCGGAAGAGCTTGCTGTTAAACCACTTGGGAAAAAGATAAGGGTCATTGAGGCCCTGGAAGGGCAGTTAATTACCCATGAGTTAACGGAGGTTACAAAAGTCGAAAATAATAATGTGGTCAGCGATCCCGAAAGCGATATTCTTAAAATTACTGTTCTGAACCGTTATAAGCCGGTACCACCTGCCGTGGCATTCATCAGGAGCTTCGGCCTGAAGTGGGGAGCTATTGCTTCCACGGTTGCCCATGACAGCCATAATATCATTGCAGTTGGCGTGAAGGACGAAGATATCGCAAAAGCTGTCAATACCCTTGTGGATTCAAAAGGCGGGATCTGTTGTGTCGATGGAGAAAATATTTATCACCTGCCGCTTCCTGTCGCCGGGCTCATGTCAGAAGCCGATGGTTTTGAAATCGCTGCAAAATATGAACAGATTGATCAGAAAGCACGGTCATTAGGGACTAAACTCAGGGCACCATTTATGACACTTTCATTTATGGCCCTTTTGGTGATCCCTGAACTTAAACTTAGCGACAAAGGTCTTTTTGACGGAGGAAGCTTTAAATTCACGCCTGTTTTTTTAGAATAG
- the rlmN gene encoding 23S rRNA (adenine(2503)-C(2))-methyltransferase RlmN produces the protein MNKDIINIRTQTLAELEKFFREQGGERFRARQVYDWLWKKTARSFDQMTDISLKTRDLLKQHYTINALEINTTQKSEDGTIKMSFKLFDEHIIEGVLIPSGTRMTACISSQVGCNLACKFCATGMIRYIRNLNFDEIFDQVAIIGETARREYGQALSHIVYMGMGEPMLNYHNVLQSVAKITAEDSLAMSPQRITVSTVGIAPMIRQLGKDKVRFNLALSLHSAVNEKRNQIIPYNLRNTLDDLIEAVKYFHEQTHTRITLEYVMLRGFNDTMADARALAEFCKNFPVKINLIQYNPVENVPYEDSGQERTEAFKDFLDRKNLVVNIRRSRGKDIDAACGQLANKIINKKS, from the coding sequence TTGAACAAAGACATTATCAATATCAGAACCCAAACCCTGGCCGAGTTGGAAAAATTTTTCAGGGAACAAGGAGGGGAACGCTTTCGGGCCCGGCAGGTTTACGACTGGCTATGGAAGAAAACAGCCCGCTCTTTCGACCAGATGACTGATATCTCTCTTAAAACAAGGGATTTGCTTAAACAGCATTATACCATCAATGCACTGGAAATCAATACTACCCAGAAGAGTGAGGATGGGACCATCAAAATGTCGTTTAAGCTCTTCGACGAGCATATTATCGAAGGCGTGCTGATCCCTTCAGGTACCAGGATGACGGCCTGCATTTCCTCGCAGGTCGGCTGCAACCTGGCCTGTAAATTCTGCGCTACCGGAATGATCCGCTATATCAGGAACCTCAATTTCGATGAAATATTCGACCAGGTTGCCATTATTGGTGAGACTGCCCGCCGGGAGTATGGCCAGGCACTCAGCCATATCGTCTATATGGGAATGGGTGAACCAATGCTGAATTATCATAATGTACTGCAATCTGTTGCAAAAATTACCGCGGAAGACAGCCTGGCGATGTCACCCCAGCGGATTACCGTTTCAACTGTCGGTATCGCCCCGATGATCCGGCAGCTTGGAAAAGATAAAGTCAGGTTTAACCTGGCCCTTTCTTTACATTCTGCCGTTAATGAAAAACGTAACCAGATCATCCCTTATAACTTGCGGAATACCCTTGATGACCTGATCGAAGCAGTGAAATACTTTCATGAGCAGACCCACACCCGTATAACCCTTGAATATGTGATGCTCAGGGGTTTCAATGATACAATGGCCGATGCCAGGGCATTGGCTGAATTCTGCAAAAACTTCCCCGTCAAGATCAACCTGATCCAGTACAATCCGGTGGAGAATGTACCTTATGAAGACTCCGGACAGGAGCGGACGGAAGCTTTTAAAGATTTCCTCGATCGTAAAAACCTGGTTGTCAACATCAGGCGAAGCCGCGGCAAAGATATAGATGCAGCCTGCGGACAGCTTGCCAATAAGATTATCAATAAAAAGTCCTAA